TTAAAACACTCCCTTGCACATAGCCTCCGTGGATACTTGTGGGATGGAGAGCTTGCCGgcttcatttaaaaagtgaaaatttttaagTGCTATGAAAGGTTAGATCGAATGGTAATCCGTGTAGTATCTTGCTATCATTGAGCTTTCGGTGGTAGTGCTTTTACTGCCAGATGGCCTGTAATCCAGTCACCTATGagtgtctgttttctccttcagtaaccctccagcACACCCTTCTGTGGGTCATCGGAAGGCCAACGGAACAGAGATGAGAAGATACCAAGGCTGGCAGTCCAACGGGCACACGAACATGTGCTTTCCTAGCTCAGGAAGCAGCCCCCACATGTACCATTTGCCAGGATGGGTCAGAGAAAGCCTCACCTATCAAGTACTATTTGAGATGACAGCGCGCAAGTGGCACGGAATAACATTTCCCACGCTATCCCTGAAATCTTCCCATCTGTCCTTGCTTCTGTTTTGCCACTGAAATGTCCCTGGTTTAACCCTTTATCTTCCCACCTATTAAAGTAGCCCTTAAGTGGTCACCAGAGGAGAAAGTCCTGAACTCCTGCTTTTAGGGCTGCTCCAGTAACACTCATGTTCACAGGACTACAGGGTCAaatatggggtgggggagaggaaagaaactTCATTGTGATTTTCAAGTCCATCTTTGACAATGCTGAACGttatttaagatacaaaagatgGTGGGATTCTTCTGCCCTTGCCTGCAGTgttcattctgatttttttagcAAAGAATATCAATCAAGCCTTTTGTACTACAACTTTGAGGTCAAAGGCTGCCTTCCTGCCTGTATCTCCTATTTACTCCATACTCCGTCTAGAGGAGACAGCATTCCGAGTATTCTATGAACTTCCACAACTACAAAGTGCACCTCCAGGGAAACCAGGTTCAGGAAGCCTCTAGACGCCACAGGCAGTGTTGAATTAATCCCTCCTCAGCACCTGGGACTCCTATATATCACAAAGTACTCATCAcagtctattatttttaatgtataaagaGTGCCTTCACTATACagctgacctttgaacaacacggGGGCTAGGGGTGCTGACCCCATGtagttgaaaatctgcatgtaacttttgccacccctcccccacaaaaaaacTGAACTAtcaatagcctactgttgactggaagccttaccaataacataaagtcaattaacgcatattttatatgtgtattatatactgcattcttaccataaagaaaatgttaagaaaatcatgagaaattatttacagtactgtactgtaaaaaacCAGCAtagaagtggacccacacagttcaaacccatattgttcaaggatcaacgcATGTAGGGATATAAGGAACATGAAAAGAGGAGAGTACTACTGTTTGAATCTCCAACATCTATACAAGTCTCTAGTGTATGGCAAGTGCTTAATAAGTGTTCAATGAACGAATGATGATGTAAGTGATTTTAATAAAAGTCTTCTCTGCCGGTCCCTTTATCAAGTTGGTGCTGTGAAGGAGTTCTGTGGCACACTTCGTTCGCTCAAAAACACTTTCTCCCTTGGTTTGGAAGAAAAAGCAGCTGGAGTGAGCCAAAGAACTGAGCTGTTTTAaagcttctggctctgtgctgcccacTAGAGGAGCCTGAACTATACCAAGTGGAGCCTGTTTTAACATTCTtcattgaataaacattttttagcaTGTGTTCACCTAGCACTGTtacaaatgtcaaaaacagtgTCCCTGCTCTCAGGAGCTTGTATCCTCACACATAGTCACAAATGGAGATATGCAGGCTTTATgacctttagaaaaaaataatggtccCTACCCGACCCTTTGAACTGCGAGTGAACAGGAGGGTTTGTTCAATTGGTAGTCAGGATAACTAACGTTCAGCCCAGAATCATCTACTAAATcacctgggtgaccttgggcaactcgtctcttttcctctggcttcatattcctcttctgtaaaataaggatcTTATTCAAAGATGGGTGATCTTTTGAGAAAATTTCACATTCTCTTATTCTGACACCTTAATAAATGCAGGCCCTACATCAATTGTAGGAGAAACGGAGGCTTTTAGCTGGCATAAACTGATGAAGCGTCTAGATTTTTTTCTAGCAAAGAGTAGGAGATGTTATTTTCTGGGGCCAACTGTGGCCTGAGTGCATGGATTGGCACTTGGCTATCTATGGGCTTCTCTGATCTTTACATACCAGAACTTAAGAGAAAGATCATGGTAAAAGCAATTAgcaaaggaaaagggggaaagagggaacAAGACAACTGTGGTGCTTCTTGATTTCCTtaatgggaaaggaaggaagcagataGGGGACAGAAGGCTGCCCTTGGGGCCTTCACAATATTGTAAAGTCCAAGGACCTGCTTAGGAGTGGACACCTTTACACCACTTTTTCAAGATGTTTTCCCTGTGTGCTTCCCAATATTCTTAGTCTGCTCGCCCAGGCCCTTCCCACAAAAATCACCAAACAAGCCTGAAGAACCTCCCTGCTGGGTCTTTGTTGGTGAAGAGCTGGGATTTCCAAAAGTGGGGTGTTTTCTCACACACGGTGTCCAGTGTAGGATTTGggagtttcttttcttgttcctcAATGCCTGAGGAAAACTTGATTTGCCCAGAAGAAATTCTCTAGATCAAGGAAAAGGTGATGTGCAAGGACATCATCCCTTTATGGCACAGGACTAAACATGCCCCCCGGTGATGACATGGACTGGTGACTCATGCTGCTGAGGGCAGACCTCAGAGCAACCTGCCAGGGCCACTGTCCCAGATGGTCCCTCCCCACTCAGGTGCCCACCATGTGCGTCTGggtatgtgtacatgtgtctgTGGGGAGCAGGATGTTTGTGAAGCAGCAGGTGCAACGGCCCAGCAGGAAGCTTTGATTATTACTGCCTGCAGGCATCTGATGCTCAGGAGCCCTGGTTTCTGGTGTCAAGGTTTATGTTGGCAAGAAAAGGGAGgtgagaaaaaaataggagaaagcgGAGCACAAAGCAtgaaggcagagggaacagctgtAGAAAGGGAGTAGAGCCCAGCTGGTTGGCAGCTCCTCAGAACACCAGATGTGGaagattttctcatctgtgctTTGTTAGGACTCCTGGTTGTGGAGTGCAGGGTTTACGTGGTTCTGATGCGCTGAAGGTGTCTGCAGGTCCTTGGGGAGCCAACTCTGCACACAGAGGACACAAGTAGCTGAGGCGGCCAAGGCGATTCGCCCAGCCTGGAATCTCCTGGCCTCACGGGATCTAAAGGGAGAATGCAGAGGGAGAACAGTCAGGATTCAGGATTATGGGACCCCTGTAGAGAGAGCAGCCCTACGCCGGGGCTGGGCTTCACTGAGTCAGAGCTGCCAAATTCAGTCTTGTGTGGTCTTAGCACGCCCTCTGCTGGCGTTAGGCAGTGACTCTAAGGCTTTCTCACACCGGGATGCTGGATGGGAGCATCACAGACGTCTCATGCCTCTCAACCCTGTCATCCTTGAATCTAGTCTCCACTCTCACAGTCTAAAAAATCCCACTGCAGAAATCCGTCGTCCACTTTCCCCCTATCATTTGCTGAGGCATCTAGAAGGTTTAAACATTGTTTAAGGGTCAAAAGGCAGaaaaccagtttaaaaaaaaaagtttttaatgaattatttgaaGCCATGACTTCAGACAGAATGTCTATCATCTGTAAGCAAACCATTTTTCATCTACTGGCCAATGATAGTACCAACCACTCCTTTATCACCTATCTTCTCTGCCTGTTTCTCTGAGTGCCTCGCATACTTCACTAGGTTAACTGGCTGAGACAACTACAAAACTCCCAATTCACAGGCAAGTTAACGGAGACTGAAGTGGGTTATGTAATCTGTGTAAGATTTGTAATCTGTTTGTCATGTTTGTAATCTGACAAACTGACAAGATTCCAGTTCAAGTCTATCAGTTTGTGTATTTTCCCACTGAACTTTGCTGTGTGCAGAAGGGACATAGATCATGCAGATCTTTCCACACAGGACTGTTACTGATCGATGTCTGTGCAATGttattaaaatactgttttagaTGTGACATTTTGTGAAGAACTTCGTTATTACTAATAATTGTTACCTATTTAATAGCTAACATCTGTCGAGTACTTTCTCTATGCCATTGTTGTAAGCTTTACATAACTAACTCACATCAACTCTATGATGTTGCtactgttattcccattttccacatGAGGAAACAGGGCCACCAAGTagttaaatatttttcccaagactatacatgtatatttaaattatagCATGTAATGTTCCTCACTATGGTTCCTCACTAGTTCCCTGTGGCAGAAAAGAGCTTATTTTCTGTCAAGTGGTTTTCTGCATCTTGATAGGATTATGTGGTTTTTACTCTTAATTCTATTGATGTGGTATTACgtactaattttttaatgttgtcaatcttgcattcctgagataaacctcacttgatcatgatgtataaCTCTGTTATTGGATTCGCGTGCtcatattttgttgagagtttttacatCTACATTCACAGGAGGTACTGGTCAGTTAACTTTCTCGTTATGTCTTTGCCTGGTATTTTTATCAGGATACTagtttcataaaatgagttaggaaatgttccattctcttctacttttttggAAACGTTTGTAAAGAATTGgcatttgttcttcttttgaatatttggtagaattcacaacAAAGCCATCCGggtctgggtttttctttgtgggtattttttttaaaaaccaattcaGTACcttgttataggtctattcagatttatATTCCTTCTTGaatcagttttggtagtttgtgtctttctaggaatttgtttatttaacCTAAATTACCTAACTCATTGGCATAGAATTGCTTATAGCATTCCCttaaagtttttttaacttttaatttctgtaaggTTGCTAGTAATGTCCCCCTTACATTCCTGACTTTAATAGTTTgagtcttgtttctttctttctttatttatttattttaatttttttttcaacgtttatttatttttgggacagagagagacagagcatgaacgggggaggggcagagagagagggagacacagaatcggaaactggctccaggctctgagccaccagcccagagcctgacgcggggctcgaactcacggaccgcgagatcgtgacctggctgaagtcggacgcttaaccgactgcgccacccaggcgcccctctttttttattttaatcaatctaaaggcttgtcaattttgttgctcttaaaaaaaaaaaaaagaacctttggTTCCATGGATTTCTCTATTGTGTTTCTGTTCTCTTCCGTTTActtctttctaatctttatttactttgtttgCTTTAGGTTTTGttcactcttctttttcaagtgtGTTAAGGTGAAAGGTTAAGTCAATAATTTGAGATCTTTTCTTGACATAGGTGTCTATAGCTACACATTTCAATCTAAGTGCTGTTttgaagcatcccatagttttggtatgttgtatctTCATTTGGATTCACctcaaagtatttattatttccgTTTTGATTTCTTCTCCAACCAGTCGGGACATTCAATTACACTTCATTTTCATATACATgtaaatttccaaaattttctcTATAGTTGATTTCTTACAGTCCTAGAACATGTTTGAAATTAGTATGATtgaaatccttttaaatttattgaggcttgttttatggcaAAATgtttatcctggagaatgtttcatgtgcacctgaaaagaatgtCTTCTTCTCTCGTTGGGTAATCCATAGATGTCAGGTCAAGTTGGTTTACAgtgttgttcaagttttctattaaCGTAGATAGATGGTCTTCTGCCtagttgttctatccattattaaaGGTGGAGTACTTAGGTCTCCCACTGTAATTATAAAATTgtctttttctacatttttgctTCTTATATTATTGGAATGTGTTGTTAgttgtatatatgttttataatcGTTATATCTTGACTATTGaccatttatcattataaaatgttcttctttgtctcttggaaTAATTTTTGCCTCAAAGTATACTTTTTCTGATATTAGACAGCCAAAGCAACTCtctttggttactatttgcatggtaTACATTTTTCCATCCTTATACTCTGAACTTACAGTTTCTCTGAATCTAAAGTGagcctcttgtagacagcatacaACTGGAtcatgtttttttatccattctgtcaatctctgcttttaaatttgtgaatataattcttttatacttaatgTAAattgataggggcacctggatggctcagtcggttaagcatccaacttcagctcaggtcatgatctcacggtttgtgggttcgagccccacatcgggctctgtgctgacaactcagagcctggaacctgcttcggattttgtgtctccctctctatctgccccccccccccgctctctctctctcaaaaataaacattaaaaaaaatttcattaatgTAAATTGATAAGTACCCTTTCGtctatttttactattttctacctgtcttttgtatttgtttcttttgctttcttttgtattaGGAAGATATTTTCTAGTGTAACATTTAATAccttttatgatttttaactACATTTTTGAGGGATTTTCTTAAAGCTTACTCTAGGGCTTACAATATACATATTACTTACCAGAATCTACTTCAGATTTATACTAACTTAATTCCAGTAAGATATAAAAACTTTCTTCCTATTTACCCTGATCTTTCCCTACTTTCTTGgtgctattatttttatacatattatagCTATGCATTTCACAAACCCAACAAACATTATAATTATTGATTTATGCTCTTCTATGTATTtggaagaagttttaaaaaattataaacttaaatACTAGCCTTCTTATTTATCATGTTTGGTTCTCTTCTTTGCTTCCTGTGGATTCAGTTATCTGGTATCATTTCCTTGCCCCAATAAAGCTTCATTCCCACTCCATTCTTTTACTGTATTATTGTCtaatatattacatttctatatgtagacctcaaaatacattttatagaaaGGGTTCTACTTGTTCTTAAACAAATTAAGAAGGGGAAAAATTgtaattgtacttttttttaagtttatttatttattttgagaggtgggaggggcagagagaaagaaagaaagaaagagaatcccaaggaggcttcatgctgtcagtacagagtctgatgtggggctcggactcacaaactgtgagatcatgacctgagccaaaatcaacagtcggatacttaagcaactgagccacccaggcgcccctgtagttgtactttgtaaaaaataattaccCAATTACCTTTATCAGTGCTCTTTTGTCATTTCTTATGGATTTAATTACTTTCTGGtatcatttccctctctctttcctcagtcatatcttcttttttttttttctttagtcatgTCTATTCTATTGATGACCCCATCAAAGGCATTTCTGTTACACAGTTTTTGATTTCTAGAATttccctttaattcttttttttttttttaacgtttatttatttttgagacagagagagacagagcatgaacgggggagggtcagagagagagggagacacagaatctgaaacaggctccaggctctgagctgtcagcacagagcccgatgcggggctcaaactcacagaccacaagatcatgacctgagccgaagtcggacgcttaaccgaccaagccacccaggtgccccttccctttAATTCTTAAAACTTCCATCTCACTGCTTACattacccatctgttcttgcatgttgtGTATTTTTTCCATCAGAACTCTAAACAtcttaattatagttattttaaagtatcAACATGATAAATCCAATATTCCTACCATATATGAATCTGATTATAATGCTTGGCCTTTTCAAACTGTGCCTTTTGTATTTTCGTATGCCTTGTAGTTTCTTTGTTCAAATTTGGACATGATATCCAGTTGGACTGGGTAAAAGAAACTCCAGTGAAGAGCCTTTAGGGATGTGGTGGTAatgtgaagggggaggggaacaTTCTATAATCttatgattaggtctcagtcttctAGTCATCGTGGTCCCACATGACCTTCACGACTACTTTTCAGTCTtcctccccacatcctcacccCATTTAGGTGAACAGGAAGGCTAGAAGGGGCTGATGTCGGGTATTTCCCTTACCCCAGAGTTGGTTAGACTCTGGTAAAATCCAGTGTGATTAGTCTCTAGCAAAAGTCTCCTTTGAGGCCAGGCTTTTGTTAAAGAGAACAAAATTTAGGGGACATATTTCAGAATagttaatttttcctccccctaCTGAAACCACAAGATTTTCCTCTACTATTCACTGCAAGAACCTGGTGGGGCCCCAGGAAGTAAACCTCATAAAAGTGTGCCCCTGGCCTGGTCTCTAGGAGTTTTTAACTCAAATTAGTCCATGCTCAGTCTCCAGTAATTAGGCAATTGCCCTTTAAGCATTCCTACCTGATGTGGCTTCCAGGTGGTTTCTCCTCCAGGTAACCTGTGATCCTCTGTATTTGCGTGTCTCAAATTTTCCAGTGGTGgttttgttctgtgtcctcaaTTCTCTCATGGATCAAAGAAtagttgttgattttcagttttttcagcTTATCCTTTGTGTGAGGATGGGAGGTGTGACTTCCAAGGTTGCTATCTGTTGGACCGGAAACTGAAGTCCCCTAtgcagtttttaaagaaactgccaaagaattttccagaccacttgtaccattttacattataCCAGCAATGTGTTTGAGatctagtttctccacatctttgccagcatttggaattgtcccttttttattttagctgttctaaTAAATGTGTAGTGATTTCTCAGTGTAGTctaaatttgtatttccctaatgactagtgatgtcaatcattcttttcaggtgtctgtttgCCATTCATATAccctcttcagtgaaatgtcactttatatcttttgaccattttctgattggattgtttgcttttttacaaTTGAGTTTttggagctctttatatattctagatatgagTCTTTTAGCAGATATGTGGTcgacaaatattttctctcagtctggaGAGGTATTTTCTTAACATGTTCTAATGGTATCAATGCAATCATCAGGTTAAGACTTTGGAGACTGATTAGTAGTATTATAAGCAAAACCAAAACTCTTATCAGCCTGTGATCAGTATTATTTTTCTACATAGGTTTGACATAAAATCACTGTGTGATGTTACTTTGACTTTTATCAAAAGTATCTGTCATCACATTGCTCGCATCCAGGCTTCTGCAGGTCTGAGATTTTCTTCCCACTGAATATGTAGCAAGAATTCCAGTGGATGGCAtttttgtcaaaaagaaaaaaagaaagaaagaaagaatccactTAGGTTGTTTTAGTCTTAGTCTTAAGGATTTCTGGATTTCGTCCTTGGAGGAGGTCAGGATCTTCCCAAGGCCTGGGTCCTCGAATATTCTTCCAGTCATCAAAAGTGGAATCCTTTATTTTCTATACAGCCACAAAAATTAAAGCACATATATTAGTGTAGGAGGCATGTAGCTTTGATTAGGACATTACTGATtcatcaatgaataaatgagtggaaaAAATCCAATTTTAGCAAATAAATCAACTGCATACCACGCATATCTCTtagggtttggaagttttcttgcTTGCTAGTCATGTTAGTTAGACTATCTTTCCCCCCCATCAgaataaaattatcaaattatAGAGGGTCTACATGCTTTATTTCTGAGAAtacaaagaaagggaagaagctgggaaaacaaaaatccaactCCGAAGGTTAAACGAACATAATAATGACTAGCAAGAGTTAGCGTGGGTAATGGTAGTAAGTaagaggggaaaaacaaaggTAGAGACCTTAATGGCTgctagaaggaagaaaagaggccaAGATGATTTGTCCTGCACATGAGAAATGAGCCTGAgccagagaatgaaaagacattccCCAGAGCTGCCATGAGCCAATCCCTTTCAGTCAGTAAAACCTAGTTTCAACCAATCTGGATCACTGTACCTTCAGTGAGTGTGAACTATCTCTCAGCACAGAGGTAGGATAAAGGGAAGAATATAAAGGTTTCTTCACCCTTCAACACCACTCTGACAACAAGTTTTCTACAACTGCTTTATCTGTTCTCGAATTACTGctgaaataatatagaaaaagagACTCACAGAACACAGAATAGCTTATATccaaagataaggaaaatgacATAAATTTACATGGACCcttgtaacaaaaataaaaaggagcattTCTCTTTTACTAAGAAGCTGTataaccttggggcacctgggtggctcagtcagtcaagcatccgactttggctcaggtcacgatcttgcagttcacgatttcgagcccctcatcaggctctgtgctgacagctcagagcctggagtctgctttggattctgcgtttccctccttctctctgcccgtcccccactcacactgtctctctctccctctctctctctctctctctgtcaaaaataaacattaaaaaaaaaaaaagaagcggggcgcctgcgtggctcagtcggttaagcgtccgacttcggctcaggtcacgatctcacggtccatgagttcgagccccgcgtcgggctctgggctgatggcccagagcctggagcctgcttccgattctgtgtctccctctctctctgctcctcccccgttcatgctctgtctctctctgtctcaaaaataaataaacgttaaaaaatatatatatattaaaaaaaaaaaaaaaagaagaagaagctgtataaccttgggcaagtgatttaAGCTGTCTGGGCACTATTCCCTcctaagtaataataaaaaggcTTGACCAAATGGTCTACATGGTTTCTTCAGTTCTCAAATTCTATGATTtccaaaataagtaaaggaaAATTTATCCCCAGACAAACCCTCCAGAGCCATCACTACTGACATAGTGCTTATAGACCGAGAAGGAGCAAGTTACAGGCTTTGAAAAACTAGTGGGGAAGCAGAGAACTGAACCACTCTCTAAATTCCACTTATAGGATGTCTGTATTAAATATGTGTGGATGAACAAGATTGTACTAATTTAAGGTGCAGGagagtaaattattttaaagtttagttatgaAATGATTCAGTTACAAAAGGGTCTGAAGAAAGAATAATGGCCTCTACCCAGGTAACGTAAGATATATGCTCAAGAGAACTGAAGAATAATTCTTCGATGGGATGCAAATTGGTAGAACAACTTCATGCGAGAGGGTTCCAAGTCTTCAAAGATCTTTGGTGAATGAAAGAGTCTCTGTGGAATTCTGCAAAACATGTACAGTCACTGAAGACTACACCGTACACGTGGTGGGCAAGACCACTTACGGCttaccacttaaccaactgctaCAGAACTGAGTACGGAACGGAACCAAGAAGAAAGCAGTGTCAATACTGATTTTCAGCCCTGCTGGTGTGGGACCTCTCTTTAACACCGAGTTGCTCCTTTGGCATACAGCTGAGGCACCAAAAGCTAGTCTTTAGGAATAAGGATCATGCCAAGAGGAAGACCCGCGTTAGACTCAGTCCAACAGAGCTTAAGGCCAAGCTCTGACAAGATCCTCTGGGGAGGCAATTTGGAGAATGAGTCTCATAGGGTTACAGCAGTTTAGGGAACGCCAAGTCTTTCCACAGATCCTCCCTCAAAAAGACAAAACCGAGCTCAAAATGATCAGCCAATAATTGAAGGGCCTGCTAAAATGAGAGTCAACGTTCttcaatgtattatttataatgttcACCTTTCAAGCAAAAATGAtcaaacatacacagaaataTGGGAAAATATGACCCACAGTCACAAAAACGAACGGACTCCAAGAAATGGAGCACACCCTCCTCACCACATCCTATATTAAACACTTTGGTTTCTGATCAGATGGGTGGAAAATGACACCTCATTATAACTTTAACTAACATTCCTGTAAGTTTAGTACCTCTTTATATGTCTAAGaatgatatttatttccttttctctgtagtCTTTACACGCTTTGCCCATGTTCCTACTGCCCACCTAAATTGTTAAACTTTTCCATATTGATCTGCAGACACTcttcatatttaaattaattcatcATGATAAGATAAACAACAGTTTTAGGATGTCTCATTTAACCAGTgactttacatacattttttaagcctgaacttttgaatttttatatataaactcATCAATCTTTCCCTGTAAAGCTTTGGAATTTTGTATCACATTTGAATCAGCTTTTCTGACTCAAGACCACAGAAAAGAATCTccgtttttttttctcctagtatTTTTAGCattgcttttttacttttaaattcttgttccgtcTAGAATTCATCCATTTATAGTATATGAAATATAGATccatccttattttctttccaaatgacTACATAGTTAGTTGCCCCGATACCATACTGTTTAAGGTAAATAATTTTCTTCTGCACTGGTAAGCATTTCCGTTAACCTTAAGAGAGAGCGAATCATTCACTGACTGGGAAGACGGTTACAAAAGAGAGGCTGTATTAACATACAATACATATTAACGTATGTACCTCATACTCTGATTCCAATgacactttattcattttcagctttttttctaattcagGATCAATCtgtagaaaagaaagaggagccGTAAGTTGTTCAAGTCTCTTACATTCAACTGTGAATGTAAAAAGTTATATAAGGGATGGCTGGGGTGGTGTGGCAGATGACAAACACGCGACAAAATCTCTCCCACCCGATCGCGTAATGACAGCCAATGTACTACCACCACTACTATAATTATCAGCAGCCTGTATTCGCCAGCACTCTTCATATGCCAGGCATTCTGACATACATTATCTCTTGTAATCCTCACCGAAACTTATGAGAtaattattatgatgatgatcaCAAGTGAAGATAATGGGACATAAGGAGTTCGAATCACTTGttgaagaggaagaaactggCTTTGAAACTTGGCCCTCTGCCTCCAGAGTCCATGCTGTTAACAACCACCCTAAatgataaataacataaaatacaaacaaaataacataaaaatactaataaatataGTGCTgctcttgaaaacaaaaaataagaccTTCAATACACCTGAAAAAAAGAAGCATCGAAGAAAAAATTCAACAGGAGTCCACAGTAGTAAACAGGAGCTGATGCCATGTTACCTATGCGTGGCAGTGTTGAGGAAAGAAGAATGTGATCACTGAAATTGATAAACAAACAACAGaaccc
This window of the Prionailurus viverrinus isolate Anna chromosome B3, UM_Priviv_1.0, whole genome shotgun sequence genome carries:
- the LOC125168616 gene encoding cytochrome c oxidase assembly protein COX16 homolog, mitochondrial; translation: MSTQAVMRALRKNKTLRYGVPMLVLIVGGSFGLREFSQIRYDAVKIKIDPELEKKLKMNKVSLESEYEKIKDSTFDDWKNIRGPRPWEDPDLLQGRNPEILKTKTKTT